In Thermobaculum terrenum ATCC BAA-798, the DNA window GAACTATGGATCACAAAGGACTCACCAAGAGGAGAAGTTTTATTTAGTTTCAAGCAAGATCCTGAATTTGTAGTAGCCTCCAATGTTGCAGGGAGAGGAAATGTTAACTTCGATGTTTTGACTAAGAATCAAAACTCGATAATCCAAAATAACACGATGAAATTATCCGAAAGTCCAAATAGCTATAGTAGTGTAAAGCTGCCCTTACAAGGCAATGCTCCTGGCGATTTCTTGGTAAAGGCATCTTTGATATCGGGAGAAGGTGGACTCATCAGGTTCGTAGCAGTTGATGGTAGCACCAGCTTGGCATTGGTATTAGCAGTTTTGATCGGTTTTTGTGTTTCACTAGCGATGACTTCTTTACTGGTGACCTTTTTATCTTACAGAGCAAGAGAATCTAAACACGCCCTATAAAGGAATGTCACTGAAAAATGATAAGCAAATTCGTTAGATCTGCATACTCACAAACTAAGCTGATTTTGTTCGGCATTATAGCTGTGGTTGCCTTACTATATGCAATCCTAAGAACTGGTTTGAGCTTTACCTTACCTCATGCTCTAACAGACGAGAAAAGCAAAATAACTTCTAGTAAATCCTGGCCCATGGAAGGATTCAACCCGGCTAGAACAAGAAGTGTGAACTATGAATTATCTCCGCCACTTAGACAGATCAAAGTAATATCCTTGAGAGATGATGTTGGCACAGGATCTCCACCAGCTATAGCAAACAACACTTTATTCATCGACTCTAACAAATCACTAAGAGCTATAGACGAAAGGAAAGCCAGAGAGCTATGGGCATTGCCCTTAGCAGGAGAATATCTATCACCAGCGCTATACAAAGGATTAGTGATAATTAGATCCGAGAGTGCAAATCAAGGCCAAGTATTAGCCTTAGATGTACAAACTGGGAGAATTAGATGGGCATTTCAACCTCGTAGAATAAGCAGCGCAAGTAATGACTACTGGGGAGGACACATCACGTCTCCAGTAATAGTGGATGACGAGGTCTTCATAGGAGCCGGGAAAGAACTCTACGCACTAGATGCGGGCACCGGCACAATCTTATGGGAATACGATATGGCAGATTATGTATCCTCATCTGCTGCAGTAGACAAAAACAAAGTTGTAATATCAGATGCCCAATACTTATATGCAATAGACAAAAACAATGGCAAGTTGATCTGGAAGACACCTATCAAGTTTTCAGTATTCTTTTCCCCAGTGATCGCTGAAGGATATATCCTAGCAACCAGTGACAAATCTATAGTTGTAGCTGATCTACAGAGTGGCAAGCAAGTGTGGACCAAGGCAATTGCAGGTGAAACACTGATACCAGTTGGAACAGATGGCAAACTAGCTTTTGCGAAATCATCTTGGACTCTGAGAGCTTTCGATTTGAAAACGGGAAGGGAACTTTGGGCTTATAAAGATGGCAACTTTGTCTCTATGCCTGTGATAACCAAAACTAATATCTTTGTTGTAAGTGGAGTATCTGCGCAAACCCACATAAGGTGTTTGGAGAAAAGCACGGGCAAAGTTTTGTGGAGCCTTTCCTATCCAAATTTATCGAACGCTTCCCCTGTGTTATCGGACGGCAAATTATACGTAAGAACCTCTAAAGGGCAGGTAATAATTTTCTCTCCTCAGGGGTAGAAACTCACCTAATAAGGTCTTGACAAGAGAAAAAAGTAGGCTTATATTTTGCTCCATCCTATGAGT includes these proteins:
- a CDS encoding PQQ-binding-like beta-propeller repeat protein, which gives rise to MISKFVRSAYSQTKLILFGIIAVVALLYAILRTGLSFTLPHALTDEKSKITSSKSWPMEGFNPARTRSVNYELSPPLRQIKVISLRDDVGTGSPPAIANNTLFIDSNKSLRAIDERKARELWALPLAGEYLSPALYKGLVIIRSESANQGQVLALDVQTGRIRWAFQPRRISSASNDYWGGHITSPVIVDDEVFIGAGKELYALDAGTGTILWEYDMADYVSSSAAVDKNKVVISDAQYLYAIDKNNGKLIWKTPIKFSVFFSPVIAEGYILATSDKSIVVADLQSGKQVWTKAIAGETLIPVGTDGKLAFAKSSWTLRAFDLKTGRELWAYKDGNFVSMPVITKTNIFVVSGVSAQTHIRCLEKSTGKVLWSLSYPNLSNASPVLSDGKLYVRTSKGQVIIFSPQG